A single genomic interval of Peribacillus sp. FSL H8-0477 harbors:
- a CDS encoding F0F1 ATP synthase subunit epsilon: MKTIKVSVVTPDGPVYDADVEMVSTKAKSGELGIMAGHVPMVAPLDIAAVRLKHSGHTDYIAVSGGFLEVRPDVVTILALSAEKAESIDLGRAQTAKARAEKWLEDQQNSTDTKRAQLALRRAINRINTAEHK; this comes from the coding sequence ATGAAGACGATAAAAGTCAGTGTTGTTACTCCCGATGGCCCAGTATATGATGCAGATGTTGAAATGGTAAGCACAAAGGCAAAAAGCGGTGAACTGGGAATTATGGCTGGCCATGTTCCCATGGTCGCTCCTCTTGATATCGCAGCTGTCCGCCTGAAACATTCAGGCCATACAGATTATATTGCTGTAAGTGGAGGCTTCCTTGAAGTCCGTCCTGATGTGGTAACTATTCTTGCGTTATCTGCAGAAAAAGCTGAAAGTATCGACCTTGGCCGCGCTCAAACCGCCAAAGCTCGTGCGGAAAAATGGCTAGAGGACCAACAAAATAGTACTGACACGAAAAGAGCACAACTTGCTTTAAGACGTGCGATCAATCGTATCAATACTGCAGAACATAAATAA
- a CDS encoding F0F1 ATP synthase subunit delta, with the protein MSDLAVAKRYAVALFKIAKEQNLLTQMEEELQAVKQIFSEQKDLLAFLEHPKLSKSAKKEVIANSFSKLSEPIINTLFIMLEGHRTGEIKLMAEEFIQLANEENSIAEATVYTVRPLTDTEREAVSAAFAAKVGKRTLKINNIADSSIIGGIKLQIGNRIFDGSVSGKLDRLSKQLLS; encoded by the coding sequence ATGAGCGATTTAGCTGTAGCCAAGCGATATGCCGTAGCTCTTTTTAAGATTGCCAAAGAGCAAAACCTTCTTACTCAAATGGAAGAAGAGCTCCAAGCAGTTAAACAAATCTTTTCAGAACAGAAGGATCTCCTAGCATTTCTAGAACATCCAAAACTGTCGAAAAGTGCAAAAAAAGAAGTCATTGCGAACTCTTTTTCTAAGCTTTCCGAACCAATTATAAACACACTATTCATCATGCTTGAAGGTCATCGTACTGGAGAGATTAAGTTGATGGCAGAAGAGTTTATTCAACTGGCTAATGAGGAAAACTCGATTGCAGAGGCTACTGTTTACACAGTACGTCCACTTACTGACACGGAGCGCGAAGCTGTTTCTGCAGCATTTGCAGCGAAGGTTGGAAAAAGAACGCTAAAAATAAACAATATTGCTGATAGCAGCATTATCGGCGGCATCAAGTTACAAATTGGCAACCGCATCTTTGATGGCAGTGTCAGTGGTAAACTTGATCGTCTTAGCAAACAATTATTAAGTTAA
- the atpA gene encoding F0F1 ATP synthase subunit alpha — translation MSIKAEEISALIKKQIENYQSEINVSDVGTVITVGDGIARVHGLDNVMSGELVEFANGSMGLSQNLEENNVGVVILGPFRDIQEGSEVRRTGQIMRVPVGDELIGRVVNPLGQPLDGLGPIATTQTRPIESPATGVMDRKSVHEPLQTGIKAIDALVPIGRGQRELIIGDRQTGKTSVAIDTILNQADQNMICIYVAIGQKESTVRGTVETLRKNGALDYTIVVSASASQPAPLLYLAPYAGVSMAEHFMFEGKHVLIVYDDLSKQASAYRELSLLLRRPPGREAFPGDVFYLHSRLLERAAKLNDTLGAGSITALPFVETQAGDISAYIPTNVISITDGQIFLQSDLFFSGVRPAINAGLSVSRVGGSAQIKAMKKVAGTLRLDLAAYRELEAFSQFGSDLDKATQAKLNRGARTVEVLKQDLNKPIKVEKQVMILYALTKGFLDDIPVQDILRFEEEYFVFLDRSHPGLLDHIRTTSNLPEDDAIVAAINEFKKNFVISE, via the coding sequence ATGAGCATCAAAGCTGAAGAAATCAGTGCGCTGATTAAAAAGCAGATTGAAAACTATCAGTCGGAAATTAATGTAAGTGATGTAGGTACAGTTATCACTGTAGGTGATGGTATCGCACGCGTACATGGTTTAGATAATGTTATGTCTGGTGAGCTTGTTGAATTCGCAAATGGATCGATGGGTCTTTCCCAAAACCTTGAAGAGAACAACGTAGGTGTTGTTATCCTTGGACCATTCCGTGATATTCAAGAAGGCAGTGAAGTACGCCGTACAGGACAAATTATGAGAGTACCAGTAGGGGACGAGCTAATCGGCCGCGTTGTTAACCCGCTTGGACAACCGTTGGATGGCTTAGGCCCAATCGCAACGACTCAAACACGTCCAATTGAAAGCCCAGCAACAGGCGTAATGGACCGTAAATCAGTTCATGAACCATTGCAAACGGGTATTAAAGCGATCGATGCTCTTGTGCCAATCGGCCGTGGGCAGCGTGAGTTAATTATCGGTGACCGTCAAACAGGTAAAACATCTGTTGCGATCGATACAATCCTTAACCAAGCAGACCAAAACATGATCTGTATCTATGTAGCTATTGGACAAAAAGAATCAACTGTTCGTGGAACTGTTGAAACTCTTCGTAAAAATGGTGCACTAGATTACACAATCGTTGTTTCTGCATCTGCATCACAACCAGCACCATTATTATACCTAGCTCCTTATGCTGGTGTAAGTATGGCTGAACACTTCATGTTCGAAGGCAAACATGTGTTGATCGTGTATGATGATCTTTCAAAACAAGCATCGGCATACCGTGAATTGTCCTTGCTGCTTCGCCGTCCACCAGGTCGTGAAGCGTTCCCAGGGGATGTATTCTATCTTCACTCCCGTTTACTGGAACGTGCAGCTAAATTGAATGATACATTGGGTGCAGGCTCAATTACAGCACTTCCGTTCGTTGAAACACAAGCTGGAGATATCTCTGCTTATATTCCAACAAACGTAATTTCTATTACTGACGGCCAGATTTTCCTTCAATCTGACTTATTCTTCTCAGGTGTACGTCCAGCGATTAACGCCGGTCTTTCCGTATCACGTGTAGGTGGATCAGCACAGATTAAAGCAATGAAAAAAGTTGCCGGTACACTACGTCTTGACCTTGCTGCATACCGTGAGCTTGAAGCATTCTCACAATTCGGTTCAGATCTTGATAAAGCAACTCAAGCAAAACTTAACCGTGGAGCACGGACTGTTGAGGTTCTTAAACAAGACCTAAACAAACCGATTAAAGTTGAAAAACAAGTTATGATTCTTTATGCATTAACAAAAGGATTCTTAGATGATATTCCGGTACAAGATATTCTTCGCTTTGAAGAAGAGTACTTTGTATTCTTAGATCGTTCACATCCGGGATTATTAGATCATATTCGTACGACTAGCAATCTTCCTGAAGATGATGCGATCGTTGCTGCGATTAACGAATTCAAAAAGAACTTCGTTATCTCTGAATAA
- a CDS encoding S8 family serine peptidase, translating into MLKKVLSLILVGFILTQPIVSAEEELPLLQKQTKAIVMTSHPVSRKQVNQFLADYPSLKLRNVYRHALTGFSVSGRAGDLIKLKKEKGIYLVEEVTVYRAQLNESIRFIGSDEARTFFDKNHQRVTGKGVKVGIIDTGIDYTHPDLAQSYKGGKDLVDGDNDPMETKEPADQATLHGTHVAGIIAANGKMKGVAPQAEIYAYRALGPGGAGDTEQVLAAIDAAIEDDVDVLNLSLGNNINGPDLPISLALNKAVDKGIVAVTSNGNSGPNVWTVGSPGTAEKAISVGASTPPLKVAYAAWGLGESKDKSPLLVFQGSKPWELSYSQEIIDGGTGKPKELKKVKGKIALVERGTTTFSEKAKNAEKAGAIGVIIYNNTKGNFMGLIEEGVKIPVVSISKKKGESLIKAAGKGRGTMANFTYRMEQDLLAEFSSRGPVTVTWGIKPDILAPGVGIDSTVPSGYLSLQGTSMAAPHVAGACALLLQIHPDWTPKQIKSALMSTSKPLKNEKGLLYRTFEQGAGRLQIREALEADTLLEPSSMAFGLFTKKEGIDEHEQKFVVENTSDKVRKYSFVVPPKENGLIWDLPASFKIKPGGKKEIVLGLQVNPSQLKTGIYDGYLTLLEAGKRISLPFLYVKEEPNYPRVMGFEFGPAETKDMYHYEVYLPRGADDFGIALYEADSFRYMGLIDRAEQVPQGMIKKEIKKSDLPPPGTYRAIIFARRAGQEDQIETQIVIN; encoded by the coding sequence ATGTTGAAGAAGGTTTTGTCTTTAATCCTTGTAGGATTCATTTTGACACAACCGATTGTGTCGGCAGAAGAGGAGCTGCCTCTTCTCCAGAAACAGACGAAGGCGATTGTGATGACGAGTCATCCTGTTTCTAGAAAACAAGTGAATCAATTTCTAGCTGATTATCCATCTCTAAAGTTGAGAAATGTATATAGACATGCGTTAACGGGTTTTTCTGTTTCGGGCAGGGCAGGGGATCTTATAAAACTGAAAAAGGAAAAGGGAATCTATTTGGTTGAGGAAGTGACAGTGTACCGAGCGCAGCTTAATGAAAGCATTCGATTCATTGGCAGTGATGAGGCGCGAACTTTTTTTGATAAGAACCATCAGCGAGTAACTGGTAAAGGTGTAAAGGTTGGGATTATTGATACAGGGATTGACTATACCCATCCAGATTTAGCCCAGTCTTACAAAGGCGGGAAGGATTTGGTTGATGGTGATAATGATCCGATGGAAACGAAGGAGCCGGCAGATCAGGCGACACTTCATGGGACACATGTCGCGGGTATTATTGCAGCTAATGGAAAAATGAAGGGAGTTGCTCCACAAGCGGAAATTTATGCATATCGAGCGCTGGGTCCTGGTGGGGCGGGCGATACAGAACAGGTCTTGGCAGCCATTGATGCAGCTATCGAGGATGACGTCGATGTTCTCAATCTATCGTTAGGCAATAATATCAATGGCCCTGATCTGCCCATATCGTTGGCTCTGAACAAAGCTGTAGATAAAGGAATCGTAGCGGTTACCTCAAATGGAAACTCTGGCCCTAATGTATGGACGGTCGGTTCACCTGGAACAGCAGAGAAAGCAATTTCGGTCGGAGCATCTACCCCTCCGTTAAAGGTTGCTTATGCTGCTTGGGGTCTGGGGGAGAGTAAAGATAAATCACCCTTACTTGTATTTCAAGGTTCTAAGCCTTGGGAGTTATCTTATAGTCAGGAGATTATAGATGGTGGAACTGGGAAGCCGAAGGAACTAAAGAAGGTGAAAGGGAAGATTGCATTGGTCGAACGCGGGACAACAACCTTTTCTGAAAAAGCGAAAAATGCCGAGAAAGCGGGCGCTATCGGTGTCATTATCTATAACAATACAAAAGGTAACTTCATGGGATTAATTGAAGAAGGTGTAAAGATTCCAGTCGTTTCGATTTCAAAGAAAAAGGGAGAATCATTGATAAAGGCTGCGGGAAAAGGAAGGGGCACCATGGCGAACTTTACCTATAGGATGGAGCAGGATTTGTTGGCGGAATTTAGCTCAAGAGGTCCTGTCACAGTGACTTGGGGAATCAAGCCGGATATTCTTGCGCCTGGAGTCGGTATCGATAGTACCGTTCCCTCTGGATACCTCAGTCTTCAGGGAACAAGTATGGCTGCCCCGCATGTTGCTGGTGCATGTGCGCTGCTGCTGCAAATACATCCTGATTGGACACCAAAGCAAATTAAGTCAGCACTGATGAGTACCTCGAAACCCTTAAAAAACGAAAAGGGTTTGCTTTATCGAACCTTTGAACAGGGAGCAGGCCGCCTACAGATTAGGGAGGCGTTAGAAGCTGACACGCTGCTTGAACCAAGTTCAATGGCGTTCGGTTTGTTTACGAAGAAGGAGGGCATTGACGAACACGAACAGAAATTCGTTGTCGAAAACACGAGTGATAAAGTAAGGAAGTACTCGTTTGTTGTGCCGCCAAAGGAAAATGGACTCATATGGGATTTGCCAGCTTCTTTTAAAATCAAGCCAGGGGGGAAGAAGGAAATAGTCTTAGGTCTTCAGGTCAATCCTTCGCAGCTAAAAACAGGAATCTATGATGGGTACTTAACGTTATTAGAAGCAGGAAAACGAATCAGTCTACCTTTTTTGTATGTAAAGGAAGAACCCAATTACCCAAGAGTTATGGGGTTTGAATTCGGTCCTGCAGAGACAAAAGATATGTACCATTATGAAGTGTACCTTCCAAGAGGTGCAGACGATTTTGGAATTGCTTTATATGAAGCGGATAGTTTTCGTTATATGGGTCTTATTGACCGTGCAGAGCAGGTCCCGCAGGGGATGATTAAGAAAGAAATCAAAAAATCAGATCTGCCGCCGCCGGGAACTTACCGTGCAATTATCTTTGCAAGAAGAGCTGGACAAGAAGATCAAATTGAAACTCAAATCGTCATAAATTAA
- the atpG gene encoding ATP synthase F1 subunit gamma translates to MASLRDIKSRITSTKKTSQITKAMQMVSASKMNRAEANAKAYGPYMNKIQEVVASIAGGSADAAHPMLVSRPVKKTGYLVITSDRGLAGAYNSSVLRHVLKTIQARHKSADEYIIIAIGRVGRDFFINRKMNVELDVVGVPDQPNFADISNLTKSAVDMFQNGLCDELYMYYNHYVSAILQEVTEKKILPLADVKAASGKLTSYEFEPNAEEILEVLLPQYAESLIFGALLDGKASEHSARMTAMKNATDNAAELIDSLSLQYNRARQAAITQEITEIVGGAAALE, encoded by the coding sequence ATGGCCTCTTTACGCGATATAAAATCTCGTATTACATCAACGAAAAAAACTAGCCAGATTACCAAAGCTATGCAAATGGTATCTGCTTCTAAAATGAACCGCGCTGAAGCAAATGCAAAAGCGTATGGTCCTTATATGAATAAGATTCAAGAAGTTGTTGCAAGTATTGCCGGCGGCAGTGCGGATGCAGCTCATCCAATGCTAGTATCACGCCCAGTAAAGAAAACCGGTTACCTTGTTATTACATCGGATCGCGGTTTGGCTGGTGCGTATAACAGCAGCGTGTTACGTCACGTTTTAAAAACGATCCAAGCACGTCACAAATCTGCTGACGAGTATATCATTATCGCAATCGGAAGAGTCGGCCGCGACTTCTTCATCAACCGTAAAATGAATGTTGAGCTTGATGTAGTTGGCGTACCGGATCAACCTAATTTCGCTGATATCAGTAATCTTACTAAGTCTGCAGTGGACATGTTCCAAAATGGACTTTGTGATGAACTGTATATGTACTATAACCATTATGTCAGTGCGATATTGCAAGAAGTAACTGAAAAGAAAATTCTTCCTTTGGCAGACGTCAAAGCTGCATCTGGTAAATTGACTTCGTATGAGTTTGAACCGAATGCGGAAGAAATCTTGGAAGTATTACTTCCTCAATATGCAGAAAGCTTAATCTTTGGTGCATTATTAGATGGTAAAGCCAGTGAGCACTCCGCTCGTATGACTGCCATGAAGAATGCCACAGATAACGCTGCTGAATTAATTGATTCACTATCTCTTCAATATAACCGTGCAAGGCAAGCAGCCATCACTCAGGAAATTACTGAGATTGTCGGCGGAGCTGCGGCACTAGAATAG
- a CDS encoding ATP synthase subunit I: MPEVTLVFKRQSKYMIYLLAIFVLGWGFTSYQAVFAGLLLGTSLSLYNLWLINQKMKKFSQALDEGTKIKSLGTMTRFASAGLAVIIALEFSEHFHMISVVLGLMTAYFVIIIDFFIHLKR; encoded by the coding sequence ATGCCAGAAGTTACACTTGTATTCAAAAGGCAGAGTAAATATATGATTTATCTCTTGGCGATTTTTGTATTGGGCTGGGGATTTACAAGTTACCAAGCTGTATTTGCAGGGCTTTTACTTGGGACTAGCTTAAGTTTGTATAACTTATGGCTGATAAATCAAAAAATGAAGAAGTTCAGTCAAGCACTTGATGAAGGTACCAAAATTAAATCACTTGGAACGATGACTAGGTTTGCGTCAGCAGGTTTAGCCGTTATTATTGCGCTGGAGTTTTCAGAGCATTTCCATATGATTAGTGTCGTATTGGGATTAATGACAGCTTATTTTGTCATTATTATAGATTTTTTCATCCACTTAAAACGTTGA
- a CDS encoding NADH-quinone oxidoreductase subunit A, translated as MEGLYSYQNSYLFVFVFLVIGLMLPVVALFMGKLLRPDKPNVIKASTYESGIEPIHDSRVQFNVRYYLFGLLFVIFDVETVFLYPWAVAYEKLGIFSLIEMMIFVIMLGIGLAYAWKKKVLKWT; from the coding sequence ATGGAAGGACTATACAGTTACCAGAATAGTTATCTATTTGTATTTGTATTTCTTGTAATCGGTCTCATGCTTCCGGTCGTCGCACTATTTATGGGAAAGCTATTACGCCCAGATAAGCCAAATGTCATAAAGGCCTCAACCTATGAAAGCGGAATTGAGCCAATACATGATTCAAGAGTACAATTTAATGTGAGGTATTACTTATTTGGTTTACTTTTCGTCATCTTTGATGTTGAGACTGTATTTTTGTATCCTTGGGCAGTGGCCTATGAAAAACTTGGAATATTTTCGTTAATCGAGATGATGATTTTTGTTATCATGCTGGGCATTGGTCTAGCTTATGCTTGGAAAAAGAAGGTGTTGAAATGGACATGA
- the atpF gene encoding F0F1 ATP synthase subunit B, with the protein MLTSGFVLGEALFTGGDVLFQLVMFIVLLALLKKFAWGPLMGIMVQREEHVANEISAAEEARTDAKKHLEEQRELLKQSRVEAAQLIENAKKQGEAQREDIVINARTEADRIKEAAKREIIQEKEKAVTALREQVASLSVLIASKVIEKELSATDQEKLINDYIHEAGEER; encoded by the coding sequence GTGTTAACAAGCGGTTTTGTACTCGGAGAAGCCTTATTTACTGGCGGCGATGTTTTATTCCAATTAGTTATGTTTATTGTACTGTTAGCGTTGCTTAAGAAATTTGCATGGGGCCCATTAATGGGAATCATGGTACAACGTGAAGAACACGTTGCGAATGAAATCAGTGCAGCTGAAGAAGCAAGAACAGATGCAAAAAAACACCTTGAAGAACAACGTGAGCTTTTAAAGCAATCACGTGTTGAAGCAGCTCAATTAATTGAAAATGCTAAAAAACAAGGTGAAGCTCAACGTGAAGACATTGTCATCAATGCACGCACGGAAGCTGATCGTATTAAAGAAGCGGCAAAACGCGAAATTATTCAGGAAAAAGAAAAAGCTGTTACAGCATTACGCGAACAAGTGGCTTCACTTTCTGTATTAATTGCTTCTAAAGTAATTGAAAAAGAACTTTCAGCAACAGATCAAGAAAAACTGATTAATGATTACATTCATGAGGCAGGAGAAGAGCGATGA
- the atpB gene encoding F0F1 ATP synthase subunit A, whose protein sequence is MNHEAPIREFMGLYFNLSNVLMITIASLIVFIIAVLGSRNLAMKPSGMQNFMEWVMDFVKNMINSSMDWKTGGRFQLLGMTLIMYIFISNMLGIPFAITIDHELWWKSPTADPVVAMTLAVMILGLTHYYGIQMKGFKGYMKSYKNPMTLIEEFSNTLTLGLRLYGNIYAGEVLLGLLAGSLAMTGAFGLIGAIVPTVVWMGYSIFVGAIQSFIFVTLTMVYLSHKVSSDH, encoded by the coding sequence TTGAATCATGAAGCGCCTATAAGAGAGTTTATGGGTTTATATTTTAACTTGAGTAATGTTCTGATGATAACCATAGCAAGTCTGATCGTATTCATTATTGCTGTCCTTGGTTCGCGTAATTTAGCAATGAAACCAAGCGGGATGCAAAACTTTATGGAATGGGTCATGGATTTCGTTAAGAACATGATTAACAGCTCAATGGACTGGAAAACAGGCGGCCGCTTCCAATTACTTGGTATGACGCTGATCATGTACATATTTATCTCGAATATGTTAGGTATCCCATTCGCAATTACAATTGATCATGAACTATGGTGGAAATCACCTACAGCTGATCCAGTAGTAGCGATGACGCTTGCAGTAATGATCCTAGGTTTAACACATTATTACGGGATTCAAATGAAAGGCTTCAAGGGGTATATGAAATCATACAAAAATCCAATGACATTGATAGAGGAGTTTTCCAATACTCTGACACTGGGTCTGCGTCTGTATGGTAACATTTATGCTGGTGAAGTATTGCTTGGTCTGTTAGCGGGATCGCTTGCAATGACTGGCGCATTTGGATTAATTGGCGCCATAGTCCCAACTGTAGTTTGGATGGGTTATAGTATCTTCGTTGGTGCTATCCAATCATTTATTTTCGTTACGTTAACAATGGTTTATCTGTCTCACAAAGTCAGTTCAGACCATTAA
- the wecB gene encoding non-hydrolyzing UDP-N-acetylglucosamine 2-epimerase, giving the protein MIKPIKVMTIFGTRPEAVKMAPLVLEFQKHPDYFTPIVAVTAQHRQMLDQVLNLFSIKPDYDLNIMKDRQTLADITTRGLSGLDKVMKEAKPDIVLVHGDTTTTFVASLAAFYNRISVGHVEAGLRTWNKFSPYPEEVNRQLTGIIADLHFAPTDLAVENLKLENKTDNIFVTGNTATDALKTTVSESYSHPILDQIGSDRLILMTAHRRENLGQPMRNIFKAVKRILAEQDDIQVIYPVHLNPAVRELADEILGNDPRIHLIEPLDVLDFHNFAARAHLIMTDSGGIQEEAPTLGVPVLVLRDTTERPEGISAGTLKLAGTDEETIFNLAMELLTDQQVYQSMAHASNPYGDGNASVRIAEAIRYYFKQTDTPPEPFRVEGKKEKSR; this is encoded by the coding sequence TCCAAAAACATCCAGATTATTTCACCCCCATCGTGGCAGTTACCGCTCAACACCGGCAAATGCTAGATCAGGTGTTGAACTTATTTTCGATTAAGCCTGACTATGATCTTAATATTATGAAGGATCGCCAAACGCTTGCTGATATCACAACACGAGGACTTAGCGGCTTGGACAAAGTAATGAAAGAAGCGAAGCCTGATATCGTGCTCGTGCATGGGGATACAACAACGACATTTGTTGCGAGTCTTGCGGCTTTTTATAATCGAATCAGCGTCGGTCATGTTGAGGCAGGTCTGCGGACGTGGAATAAATTCTCTCCCTATCCAGAGGAAGTAAACAGGCAGCTGACGGGGATCATCGCTGATCTGCATTTTGCACCTACGGATCTTGCCGTAGAAAACCTGAAGCTCGAAAATAAAACAGATAACATATTTGTGACCGGTAATACCGCTACAGATGCGTTGAAAACAACCGTTTCCGAAAGCTACTCACATCCGATTCTAGACCAGATTGGCAGTGACCGTTTAATTTTAATGACGGCTCACCGCCGAGAAAATCTAGGACAGCCGATGCGGAATATTTTTAAAGCAGTGAAACGCATTTTGGCTGAACAGGACGATATACAAGTCATCTATCCCGTTCATTTGAATCCAGCTGTCCGTGAACTTGCAGATGAAATTCTTGGGAATGATCCGCGAATACATCTAATCGAACCACTTGATGTTCTTGACTTCCACAATTTCGCTGCAAGAGCACATCTAATTATGACGGATTCAGGCGGCATACAGGAAGAAGCACCGACTCTTGGCGTTCCCGTTCTCGTTTTACGAGATACCACTGAACGACCAGAAGGAATATCGGCGGGAACTTTGAAACTTGCCGGCACGGATGAAGAAACCATTTTCAATTTAGCAATGGAACTCTTGACCGACCAGCAAGTATATCAAAGCATGGCCCATGCTTCTAATCCATATGGAGATGGAAATGCTTCTGTCAGAATTGCAGAAGCCATCCGCTATTACTTCAAACAAACCGATACACCTCCCGAACCGTTTCGGGTGGAAGGAAAAAAGGAAAAGTCACGCTGA
- the atpE gene encoding F0F1 ATP synthase subunit C encodes MTGSVGLLAAAIAIGLSALGAGIGNGLIVSRTVEGIARQPEARGILQTTMFIGVGLVEAMPIIGVVIAFIVLGS; translated from the coding sequence ATGACAGGTTCAGTAGGTCTTCTTGCAGCAGCAATTGCAATTGGTTTATCAGCACTAGGTGCAGGTATTGGTAACGGTCTTATCGTTTCAAGAACAGTAGAGGGTATCGCACGTCAACCAGAAGCACGTGGTATTCTTCAAACTACTATGTTTATCGGTGTAGGTCTTGTTGAGGCTATGCCTATCATCGGTGTAGTTATTGCGTTTATCGTTTTAGGTTCATAA
- the atpD gene encoding F0F1 ATP synthase subunit beta, with amino-acid sequence MNIGRVTQVMGPVVDVKFEDGQLPKIYNALKIEKTASGTPLTLEVALQLGDNTVRTVAMSSTDGLTRGAETLDTGAPISVPVGEVTLGRVFNVLGENIDLAEPLPATVRRDPIHRQAPTFDQLTTEVQILETGIKVVDLLAPYIKGGKIGLFGGAGVGKTVLIQELINNIAQGHGGISVFAGVGERTREGNDLFYEMTDSGVIKKTAMVFGQMNEPPGARMRVALSGLTMAEYFRDEQGQDVLFFIDNIFRFTQAGSEVSALLGRMPSAVGYQPTLATEMGQLQERITSTTQGSVTSIQAIYVPADDYTDPAPATTFAHLDATTNLERKLSEMGIYPAVDPLASSSRALSPEIVGPEHYEVARQVQSTLQKYKELQDIIAILGMDELNEDEKLIVSRARKIQNFLSQNFHVAEQFTGQKGSYVPVKETVKGFREILDGKYDELPEDAFRLVGRIEDVIEKAKQMA; translated from the coding sequence ATGAATATAGGACGCGTTACCCAAGTTATGGGTCCAGTAGTTGACGTGAAATTTGAAGACGGACAGCTTCCTAAGATCTATAATGCGCTAAAAATTGAAAAAACAGCGTCTGGCACTCCATTAACATTAGAAGTTGCCCTTCAGCTAGGTGATAATACTGTTCGTACAGTAGCTATGTCTTCAACAGACGGTTTAACTCGTGGTGCAGAGACACTTGATACAGGAGCACCAATTTCTGTACCAGTAGGTGAAGTAACACTAGGACGTGTTTTCAACGTATTAGGCGAAAACATTGACCTTGCTGAGCCGCTTCCTGCAACAGTTCGTAGAGACCCGATTCACAGACAAGCACCTACTTTCGATCAATTAACGACAGAAGTGCAAATTCTTGAAACAGGTATTAAAGTAGTTGACCTGCTTGCACCATACATCAAAGGCGGTAAAATCGGTCTTTTCGGTGGTGCGGGTGTTGGTAAAACTGTTTTAATCCAGGAACTTATTAATAACATCGCTCAAGGACATGGTGGTATTTCTGTATTCGCAGGCGTTGGAGAACGTACGCGTGAAGGAAATGACCTTTTCTATGAAATGACTGATTCAGGTGTTATTAAGAAAACAGCAATGGTATTCGGTCAAATGAACGAGCCGCCTGGTGCACGTATGCGTGTAGCTCTTAGTGGTTTGACAATGGCTGAGTATTTCCGTGATGAACAAGGACAAGACGTTCTTTTCTTCATCGATAACATTTTCCGTTTCACACAAGCAGGTTCTGAGGTTTCTGCCCTTCTAGGCCGTATGCCTTCAGCTGTTGGTTACCAACCAACACTTGCTACAGAAATGGGTCAGCTGCAAGAGCGTATCACATCAACAACTCAAGGTTCAGTTACATCTATTCAAGCAATTTATGTACCTGCGGATGATTACACAGATCCGGCTCCAGCTACAACATTTGCCCACTTGGATGCAACAACTAACCTTGAACGTAAACTTTCTGAAATGGGTATCTACCCAGCGGTTGATCCATTGGCATCTTCTTCACGTGCACTAAGCCCTGAAATTGTTGGCCCTGAGCATTATGAAGTTGCACGTCAAGTTCAATCCACACTTCAAAAGTATAAAGAACTTCAAGATATTATAGCTATCCTTGGTATGGATGAATTAAACGAAGATGAGAAGCTTATCGTTTCTCGTGCTCGTAAAATCCAGAACTTCCTATCTCAAAACTTCCACGTGGCTGAGCAATTCACTGGTCAAAAGGGATCGTATGTACCTGTTAAAGAAACTGTTAAAGGTTTCCGTGAAATTCTTGACGGTAAATACGATGAACTTCCAGAAGATGCTTTCCGTTTAGTAGGAAGAATTGAAGATGTTATCGAAAAAGCCAAACAAATGGCGTAA